The genomic region TTCAAGAAAGTGTGGGACCAGCACGCGGTGCGCGAGCTGCCCGACGGCCGGACCCAGTTGTTCATCGGCCTGCACCTGATTCACGAAGTGACCAGCCCTCAGGCATTCGGCATGATGCGCGAGCTCAAGCTCAAGGTGCCCTATCCGCAGTGCACCTTCGCCACGGTCGATCACATCATCCCGACCGACGCACGCGAGCGCCCGCTGGCCGATCCGCTGGCCGAGGACATGCTCCAGGCACTCCAGGACAACTGCAAGGAATTCGGGATCACCTACTTCGACGTGGCCAGCGGCGATCAGGGCATCGTCCATGTCGTGGGCCCCGAGGAAGGCCTTACCCAGCCGGGCATGACCATTGCCTGCGGCGACTCGCACACCTCGACCCACGGGGCGTTCGGCTCGATCGCCTTTGGCATCGGCACGACCAACGTGCGCGACTGCCTGGCGACGCAGACGCTGGCCTTTGCACCGCTCAAGGTTCGCCGCATCAACGTGGACGGCCAACTCGGCGCCGGGGTTTACTCGAAGGATGTGATTCTCCACATCATCCGCACCCTCGGGGTGAACGGCGGTGTGGGCTATGCCTATGAGTTCGGTGGCTCGACCATTGAGAACATGACGATGGAAGAGCGCATGACCCTGTGCAACATGAGCATCGAGGGCGGCGCGCGCGTGGGCTACGTGAATCCCGACGAGAAGACCTTCGAGTACATCAAGGGGCGCCGCTACGCGCCCAAGGGCGCCGACTGGGACAAGGCGGTCGCGCGCTGGAAGGCGCTGGCCAGCG from Chrysiogenia bacterium harbors:
- the leuC gene encoding 3-isopropylmalate dehydratase large subunit — encoded protein: MGETLFKKVWDQHAVRELPDGRTQLFIGLHLIHEVTSPQAFGMMRELKLKVPYPQCTFATVDHIIPTDARERPLADPLAEDMLQALQDNCKEFGITYFDVASGDQGIVHVVGPEEGLTQPGMTIACGDSHTSTHGAFGSIAFGIGTTNVRDCLATQTLAFAPLKVRRINVDGQLGAGVYSKDVILHIIRTLGVNGGVGYAYEFGGSTIENMTMEERMTLCNMSIEGGARVGYVNPDEKTFEYIKGRRYAPKGADWDKAVARWKALASDADAKYDDVVNIKAQDIAPTVTWGINPGQAISVVENVPAAEGPDRESIEEALEYMKLEGGKPIKGAKVDVTFIGSCTNGRLSDLEEVAKYVKGHKVKAGVKALVVPGSQHVQKTAEEMGLDKLFTEAGFEWREAGCSMCLAMNPDKLIGDQLCASSSNRNFKGRQGSPTGRTVLMSPVMVAAAAIAGEIADAREVFGLKGA